Sequence from the Cucurbita pepo subsp. pepo cultivar mu-cu-16 chromosome LG02, ASM280686v2, whole genome shotgun sequence genome:
tcgttttcttagCTTTCATAACTTTCGTGCTTCGaatgaaaccctaattttctccgattttgtttgtttcttttctgtgttttttttttcttttaacttgtCCTTTTTATTTAAGGAATATAATTATTTGCGCTCCAAAATCATGGAATATATTAAATGGgacaaattacaaattttggagTAAATGATTTATCCATTAACCAAAAAGTGATTAGCCAGCCGCGTATTCACTTTGTTATAATCAGATTAAATGGGACAAATTACCAACCCTTGTACATGAACCAAGAAGCAGCTATTTGAGTTATGAAATACATCAAAGCCCATCtatcatctttttttaaaattcaataattttttgaaatactaaaaaacaaatcattgtgttaatattattattattattatatatttttttttaagtctagAACGAGCGAACCAATGTTTCCATTTTGCATCTTCcgaaaattcatttatttattggaagTCTAAACAGCAAATCGTGTGTTCATATCATCaacaaatacttgtttagagttcaCTTGATATATGTTTTCATAGAGCTTTAAGAACCTagcaatttgattttttgaaagaCGAGTTGAGTGTGATCGACATACACTCTCCCACATGAGAGCATtaagaaatttgatttaagacataaagttaattatgaaatatattttatatagttatAGTCAGTGAGATTTCCCCTTATTTTTAGGAGTCGATTAGCAgtatattttgtatattttattttactttttagatttaggttagtagtatattttatattgttaGCATGCAACTGTAagttgtattttatttaaagggtttgaatattaatgaatatCATACTTTCAATCCTACTTTAGTTGTCATtgttaacatggtatcagaacatcattcttaacaaacTTATCATGAAATCAGTAGGTAATCAAAGATGAATAAGGGGTGCAGTCCAACTAAACAACGTAGTACACGTATTAAGTAAAAGCCTTGTTGGGTTCGAGATGGTAAAACTCTGTAGATCTCAAACTTAAACGAAGTGAAAGTTACGTTGGTAAAAATGTACGtagctaaaattttaaaatagtttgtttatgattacaaactatttcattaattgattacaaattcataaatttaaataaaaaatttatctttaaatttgtaacaCCTTTTTTACCTTAGAAGGTTATAAAAATTTACTTTCAAGggtaaaaatttattttttatcttaagtttcttaaaacgaacttttacttttaacggaatatgaaaaaaaaatatctgcCCGAAACGCGGTGGGGTCCACAAACCCACCAACGGACGATTTATGAATAATCGCCACAGTGATCCAATCAAAGAAAGAATTGAACGGTGCAGATTAAACGGGATTGGCGATTAATACAGCCGCGATTGACCGATTTATATCTCACACGTACGAATTCGACGAAACCCTAAAGCGCGCGCCGAATACAAAATCAGCGTCTTATAAATATAGAAGCAAAGACTCTGTTTAACACTTACCGCTCCTCCAAAACCCTAATATTTCTCTACGAACAGGGTTTTGCAGAGCCTCCATTGTTGTTCATCtcctatttttccttttttctttaccaATTCTCCTGAGAACCCATCTTGGGCTCTGCAATTTGGTTCATCTCTCAGATGGGGAAGTCGAGCAAGAAGTCTGCAACTAAAGTACGTGTGATTCtcagagatttttttttttttttttttctttccctatgAAAGTTTTGCTAGATTTGTAGATGGTTTTGTAATGGTGTTTTGGGTTTTCTGTTTAATTGTTCTAGGCCGAGGTAGCTCCGGCTGCAGTCCCGTCCTCCAAGCCTGCGAAGAAAGGTATCGTATGCATTATCGAATTCAGccgatttgattttgatttgtgtCATGTTGTTTGTTGTGGTGATCAAtgagttcttttcctattCTTTTTATTGTTCGTATTTGATTATTGAGGATGGTTGCTAAATTTTTTGTATGTTGATGTTCACGAAGGTAAGAGAGCGGCTGAAGAGGTTGTTGAGAAACAAGTAGTAACGAAGAAGCAGAAAAAGGACGAGGCTGTTGAACAGGCAgttaagaaacaaaagatcgaatcaaaaacacaaaagaagaagaaagtagaGACAAGTAGCTCTGAGGAAGATTCTTCTTCTGAAGAAGAGACTGTAAGCACCATCGTTATTGACTGGATTTTTTAATCTGCCTTTTCGCATGTTTTTTATCGCGTCTTTCCACGTTGGTAAGTAAAGTTGTAGGCCTTTCAATGCAGCTCTTAGTATTGCAGCATTTAAAAAGCTATAGGAGTTCGGTTAGCCACGGcaataaatttaatagttCGGTTAGCTACGGCAATAAATTCTAATAATAGTTATGACACCAGCACGACAACATGAATTTACGTGTCtcaaatagatttttttaataaacttttctTCTAGATTAAAGGGTCCTCAGAGATTTTTGTATGGGGATTTTAGAACACTGTGGATGGTTTTTATGTTCATGCACACTTCATATTTTTTTGCTTGCATTGCTTCATTCGGTATTTTTTGTAGCATTGGTTACgatttaattatatgtttCTAGACAAGGTCAATATTCGTCAGTAGGGagagaaaatatttgtatacTCTGTACTGTAATtacgtttatttattatcttacTCTTAACAACTCCAGGTACCTGCTCCTAAAGTTACTCCTTCAAAGAAGCAACAATTGCCCCCTAAAAAAGCTAATGGTGCTGTTGCCCCTGTAAAGAAGAGCAAGCCTGCTAGTAGTAGCAGTAGCTCCGAGGAAGACTCCTCTGATTCTGACTCTGATTCTGATGAAGTGTGTAAACATACTCCCTTAAGCTTTCTAGcttattattgatttatatgTTTTGGTAGATTTgagtatatgtatatatgttaTTTATCAAACAGTAATAGAAACTTTGATAGGTCCCTCATAAGTCTGTacaattgaattttgttttaatctcTCAATTGTTTCAGCTGCCCGCTTCTAAAGCTGCTGCAACATTGAAGAAGGGACCAAGTGCTGCAAAAAAGAGTTCTGTTGCCGTCCCTGCCAAAAAGAACAAGGAATCCAGTAGTTCAGAGGAAGAGTCTTCTGATGACGATTCTGATTCTGATGATGTGAGTATTCAATGAGAATTGTGCCACGGACATTTGCACTCGTAATCAATTTATTCATCTATTCTCAAATGCTTGACATTATTGTAATCAATTTAATGGAACTCGTATTCAAGGAACCAAAGGGAAAACCTACTGCTGCCAAAAAGAGTGTCCCTGCTGCTGCCCCCAAAGGGAAAGTGGAGTCGAGTAGCTCAGAATCAGATGACAGTTCTGATGAGGAAGATGTAAGTAGTTGATGTGAACATGTAGTACTTGATTGTGTGCTGATTTTTCTGATAAATTCTTGTATTTATTTCAAGGAAATTGCAAAGCTAGCTGTAGCTAAAACAAAAGGTTCTGAAGTTTCTGTTAAGAAAGGGGCTGCTGCTTTGTCTAAAAAGAAGGATAGTTCTGATTCCGAAAGTTCAGATGAGGATGATAGCTCTTCAGATGAAGAACCTGtaagtattatttatttggtataAGGTGTTACTGTTTAGGATTTGGAAACTTTTTATAGTTGAAgcttactttttttaataatccagaaaaataaagtatCCAAAAAAAGCAATGAACTGAAGAAACTGCCTTCAACTTCTGCTAAAAATGGCTCTTCTGCTGCTGCTAAAGATGAATCGAGTGATGAGTCTGATTCAAGTTCAGATTCTGATGAAGATGTAAGGATTGAAATTTTCTAGTTTGTCTCTtatcttgaattttcaagaacCAGTAGTGAGCTGCTTCTGGATGAGTTGTTTCTGAGTCTTTGATTTTCCTTGCATAGGTTCCTGCAGCAAAAGCTGTTTCCAAGGCACCTGCCAGTGCTAAAAAGAACGAGTCTAGTGACAGTTCAGAAGAAAGTGATTCTGACGAGGATGTGGTATAATATTACATTTTACTTATCCTTAGTATTTGATTGACATCTGCCTCTTGTGCCATCTTTTGTTGATTGTAGTAATTGTGCTTGAATATCAGAGATCAATAAAATCAGACTTAACAATTTAGTTGTCTCCTACATTTATAAAGGAGCTTAGTAATTGCTTGAgttcattatcattatttgGGTTGGTTAGTTTGAATAGTGCTATGTTTCTCCATATTAAATATGTAACAAAGGACGTGGGGGAATATGTTCATTGGTCAATGTACTAAACTATGTTGAACTCTGTATCAGGCTGCAAAAAAGCCTGCTGCTGCTCCTGCTAAAGCACAGCCGGTTAAGAAAGTAGAAGAGAGTTCAGAGAGTAGTTCTGAAGATGAGGATGACGACGATGAGGATGTGAGTTCTTCCTGTGAACCATTAATTAACATTTAAGTTCATGCATCTGATGGTTGGGTGTTGTATATGTcagttttagttttatttctaTGATTTGCTTCAAAGTTAtggatatttattattattatttttaaacaaagagTAGTAGGCATTATTATGGTGGCAGTTAGTTAGTTTTGACATTGATAATCCTGTTCTTgcttttcaagtttttttttaattttttttatctttatgcTATTCTATACTGTTTCATGTTTAATGTCtctttaaaaaacaattttcaaactttgagTTGGTTGACTTAAAAAGATGTTATTCAACATGTTATTAAATACCTCATCTAAAATGTCTTTGCAGACTCCAAAGAAAGCTGCTGTTCCTTCTGAGAAAAAAGATTCCAAATcggtattttttaaagttctgatatttttttctctataatTCCTCCAATGGGTTGTGTAAAATGAATCTAATACATTTTTGTCCACGTAATTAATCTAGTGCTATACAGTGATAGACTACTTGAATTGTCTTAATTCATTATCCTTTTACAGAAAACACAAGAAAAGATGGATGTGGACAGTGATGAGAGCGAGGATGAAGAAGACAGTGATGACAGTTCCAGTGAAAGTGATGAAGAGGAGGAAAAaccacaaaagaagaagaaagtggtTAGTTTTTTGGTGCTATTGTTTTTACTTTGTCATGTGTTTGGTAATAAACCTCTTATGTTTAGATTTATCTGCATTAGCTCGTTAGGTTTTATAGTAATTGTGAAAGAGCTTTGACCATCTGCTCCAGTAACTTATGATTTGCGTTTTTCCAGTTCCATGAAAGATATGTGCTTGTTGATggctcatttttttttttttagtgatatgaaaaaatataataatgtcacttcgattatattttatatctttACCTAGTAATGGGATTAAtctttgtcaattttttttggggtATTAGGATAATGATGTTGAAATGGTGGATGCTGTATCACCAAAAACAGCCACCAAGCAAGCGAAGAATGAAGCAGTAAATTACCTTTATTCCGTCATTTGTTTTATATAGTCTAGTATCATATATTCAAcaactaatttttattattttcatgcaGCCTAAAACTCCTACTAAAGATCAGAGTGGTGAATCAAAGACGCTGTTTGTTGGAAACTTATCATTCCAAGTTGAACAGGCTGATGTGTATGTTAAAGTTGCATTTTGTGTTGTTATTTTGATTATAGTTATTTTACTCCCCGACATAATTTATCTATATTTGAGGCCTTTGCATGTGATGGTGAACATAGGATACTgggttcttttgttttaatggttctcttccaattttccctttttggcCATTGAATTATActcttgtattttttaaactgaattattaaaactttgCAGGGAAAACTTCTTCAAAGATGTTGGAAAGCCTATTGATGTACGTTTTGCTTCTGACCACGATGGGAGGTTCAAGGGCTTTGGCCATGTGGAGTTTGAGACAGCTGATATTGCTAAAAAAGTAAGAACCAGTTCCATTATTTTGGTGTTCACTGGTTTATATCTGTATTGGTggtgtttatgttttttttgtttgttttaatttagaagaaaaactCACAGATATTCTCTGTGTTCATCATTTTGCATGGTACGCCTTATCtataaaaatacatgaaattttgtttcacaaTCCTATTTACTTGTACCGAATAATTTTTCATGTATAAAAAGTCCATTTTGCATGGTACACCATATTTTTAGTTAGATTGGTAGCATTTTTGGCTAACAAGAACGTCCATTCAGCCATTCTTGATCTTGCTGTTTGATATTTCTGTGATTGCTACTACGTTTGCATTGAtgtattcaataattttcacTTCAGGCTCTTGAATTGAATGGTGAGCTCCTGTTAAATCGTGAAGTAAAACTTGACTTGGCTCGAGAAAGAGGTGCATATACCCCATATGACAGGTAAAGATCCTCTTTAGTTTGAATAtctctcttccctttttaGCCCCCCCCATTTCTTTTCCCTAATtgttgatatgatatgtgcagcAAAGACAGAAACAACTCATTCCAGAAAGGAGGAAGGGGTGGTCCAAGCCATACAATTTTTGTTCGTGGTTTTGATCGATCACTAGGCGAGGACGaggtaataaataatattatcttaTCTGTGATTTTATAGCCATGTTACAGTAGTGTTCTGAAATCGTTTTTGTTACAGATTAGAAGTGCCCTACAAGATCATTTTAGTACTTGTGGAGACGTTACCAGGGTATCCATTCCAAAGGACTACGAGACTGGCAACATTAAAGGGTTTGTGTTCTATACTTTGATTtgtgttttccttttccaatttATCAACTCTGATGTTTTGGCTTTGTCAATTTGTCTTTCCAGAATGGCTTACATGGACTTCAAAGATTCAGATAGTTTCAACAAAGCCCTCGAACTCAATGGCAGCGAACTCAACGGCGAGTACCTAACAGTGGACGAGGCCAAGCCCCGTGGTGATAGCCGTGATGGTGGTGGTAGTgcaagaggaggaggaggatggAGTGGTGGAAGGagtggaggaggaagaagtgGTGGAAGGAGTGGAGGATGGAGTGGTGGTGATggcagaggaggaggaggaggacgaTTCGGAGGCAGAGGAGGACGAGGCGGTGATCGCGGCGGGAGAGGTGGTAGAGGAGGACGAGGAGGTTTCAACAAACCTAGCATAGTTGCATCAGGAAAGAAAACTACATTCGGTGATGATTGATGAtcgaaagagaagagaagagaagagcaaATGGGTAGGGAAAAACAAAGTTTTGgcaggtgaagaagaagaagaagaagaagaagaagaagaagaagaagaaagacagACATGTTTAAGTAatagtgtgtgtgtgtgttagCACAGCCAGTAGCCGTTGACTGTTCTTGCttcctttattatttttattcctttttttatttttaatttttttttttaaatttctataattCTTATGTTATGTcaaacttataatattttgagCTAATTTATACACTCCAATCCTTTACTTACATCTCTCCTTCTCACTtagttttaaagttttgttctacaattaattaattatttttttatttttaatctttttaaatcattttacatcttttccaataattaaagttgtatatttttaagaagtaataaataaaccaaataattattttaataacattATTAAATGGGTGATGCCAGTGGTCCCCACGCGCTTCTGACATTCACATTGGGCCCATTGTCAAATTACGGCCCAAAATAATGTTGGATTTGGGCTTTACTGTGTGGGCTGGGCCAAGTTGGTCAAATTTCatgatatttattaaataaataacaaaatatttgaatatttaaagttAATATATGATCGTCAAACTCCTTACAGCCGAgggattttcttttggaggtttgtgaagaaagaaggaaggagcgaaaatttttcatttttttctggGAATTTTTGgattcatatatattttttttcggtTACGTTcgttctttttcattttggatCTACGTTTCGTTTTCGTCTTTCTGTTCATCCCNTAAGTAatagtgtgtgtgtgtgttagCACAGCCAGTAGCCGTTGACTGTTCTTGCttcctttattatttttattcctttttttatttttaatttttttttttaaatttctataattCTTATGTTATGTcaaacttataatattttgagCTAATTTATACACTCCAATCCTTTACTTACATCTCTCCTTCTCACTtagttttaaagttttgttctacaattaattaattatttttttatttttaatctttttaaatcattttacatcttttccaataattaaagttgtatatttttaagaagtaataaataaaccaaataattattttaataacattATTAAATGGGTGATGCCAGTGGTCCCCACGCGCTTCTGACATTCACATTGGGCCCATTGTCAAATTACGGCCCAAAATAATGTTGGATTTGGGCTTTACTGTGTGGGCTGGGCCAAGTTGGTCAAATTTCatgatatttattaaataaataacaaaatatttgaatatttaaagttAATATATGATCGTCAAACTCCTTACAGCCGAgggattttcttttggaggtttgtgaagaaagaaggaaggagcgaaaatttttcatttttttctggGAATTTTTGgattcatatatattttttttcggtTACGTTcgttctttttcattttggatCTACGTTTCGTTTTCGTCTTTCTGTTCATCCCGCTTCTTGcagtttgttttctttaaaacgattttttttt
This genomic interval carries:
- the LOC111788832 gene encoding nucleolin 1-like, yielding MGKSSKKSATKAEVAPAAVPSSKPAKKGKRAAEEVVEKQVVTKKQKKDEAVEQAVKKQKIESKTQKKKKVETSSSEEDSSSEEETVPAPKVTPSKKQQLPPKKANGAVAPVKKSKPASSSSSSEEDSSDSDSDSDELPASKAAATLKKGPSAAKKSSVAVPAKKNKESSSSEEESSDDDSDSDDEPKGKPTAAKKSVPAAAPKGKVESSSSESDDSSDEEDEIAKLAVAKTKGSEVSVKKGAAALSKKKDSSDSESSDEDDSSSDEEPKNKVSKKSNELKKLPSTSAKNGSSAAAKDESSDESDSSSDSDEDVPAAKAVSKAPASAKKNESSDSSEESDSDEDVAAKKPAAAPAKAQPVKKVEESSESSSEDEDDDDEDTPKKAAVPSEKKDSKSKTQEKMDVDSDESEDEEDSDDSSSESDEEEEKPQKKKKVDNDVEMVDAVSPKTATKQAKNEAPKTPTKDQSGESKTLFVGNLSFQVEQADVENFFKDVGKPIDVRFASDHDGRFKGFGHVEFETADIAKKALELNGELLLNREVKLDLARERGAYTPYDSKDRNNSFQKGGRGGPSHTIFVRGFDRSLGEDEIRSALQDHFSTCGDVTRVSIPKDYETGNIKGMAYMDFKDSDSFNKALELNGSELNGEYLTVDEAKPRGDSRDGGGSARGGGGWSGGRSGGGRSGGRSGGWSGGDGRGGGGGRFGGRGGRGGDRGGRGGRGGRGGFNKPSIVASGKKTTFGDD